One genomic window of Streptomyces sp. NBC_01276 includes the following:
- a CDS encoding tetratricopeptide repeat protein codes for MAESRLIQGRYRSLDLIGRGGMGEVWRARDESLGRQVAVKCLKPIGPEQDAHFTQVLRERFRREARVAASLQHRGVTVVHDFGDDSAAGGPLYLVMELLEGRNLSQLMEDNEARPLPVDVVLDIAEQMAAALGYTHDQGVVHRDLKPANIMRLTDGTVKICDFGIARLAHDIGFTAKLTGGGMAMGTPHYMSPEQIAGGEVDHLSDLYSLGCVLYEIATGAPPFDLGDSWSVLVGHRDNVPVPLRDHRPELPAHFEQLVLELLAKRPEDRPGDARHLHRRLVEGRSGAAGPTVAHPPLPTWAAGMTAGRKAGIDARPASGEWAVLTGSWTAARPAASATGSAPGAGTGPVAASGEQRILRPAPAEDPRLTPVRGLEATPAAPGPDRPDALDAGHTRAFVLSRAGRPEEALSVYAAVAQGRAKLLGPDHADTLAARQEEAYELGRLGRHGEAYETYRAVLAALVRTAGPRHPDTLRCRHSLACALSALGRHAEAHGAAAEVAADRAAVLGAEHPDTLRTRYEAAYSLGRLGRWGEALTGFRHVAAVRERVLGRDHPDSLAARYETGIALGRTGRAAEALDLFRSLVRDRTRAYGASDPETLRARHVLGVNLGRLDRWEEAVAEARAVGAARAKALGAEHQDTLVSRRELAVGLGRLGRWDEALPIYRDLSGIRERSLGDEHPDTALAHADEAHCLERLGQVCYQEP; via the coding sequence ATGGCGGAGTCCAGACTGATCCAGGGCCGGTACCGGTCACTCGATCTGATCGGGCGCGGCGGCATGGGCGAGGTGTGGCGCGCCCGCGACGAATCGCTCGGCCGTCAGGTCGCGGTGAAGTGCCTCAAGCCCATCGGGCCCGAACAGGACGCCCACTTCACCCAGGTCCTGCGCGAGCGCTTCCGCCGCGAGGCCCGGGTCGCGGCCTCGCTCCAGCACCGGGGCGTCACCGTCGTCCACGACTTCGGCGACGACAGCGCGGCGGGCGGTCCCCTCTACCTCGTCATGGAGCTGCTCGAAGGCCGCAACCTCAGCCAGCTGATGGAGGACAACGAGGCGCGCCCGCTCCCCGTCGACGTGGTTCTCGACATCGCCGAGCAGATGGCCGCCGCCCTCGGCTACACCCACGACCAGGGCGTCGTCCACCGCGACCTCAAGCCCGCGAACATCATGCGGCTGACCGACGGCACGGTGAAGATCTGTGACTTCGGCATCGCGCGCCTGGCCCACGACATCGGCTTCACCGCCAAGCTCACCGGCGGCGGCATGGCCATGGGCACCCCCCACTACATGTCGCCGGAGCAGATCGCGGGCGGCGAGGTCGACCACCTCAGCGACCTCTACTCCCTCGGCTGCGTCCTCTACGAGATCGCCACCGGAGCCCCGCCCTTCGACCTCGGCGACTCCTGGTCCGTGCTCGTCGGCCACCGCGACAACGTCCCGGTACCGCTGCGCGACCACCGCCCCGAGCTGCCCGCCCACTTCGAGCAGCTCGTCCTGGAACTCCTGGCCAAGCGTCCCGAGGACCGCCCCGGCGACGCCCGCCACCTGCACCGGCGCCTCGTCGAGGGCCGCTCCGGCGCCGCCGGGCCGACCGTCGCGCACCCGCCGCTGCCCACGTGGGCCGCGGGGATGACCGCCGGACGCAAGGCCGGCATCGACGCCCGGCCCGCGTCCGGGGAGTGGGCCGTGCTCACCGGCTCCTGGACCGCCGCCCGCCCCGCGGCATCCGCCACGGGCTCCGCCCCGGGCGCCGGTACGGGCCCGGTCGCGGCCTCGGGGGAGCAGCGGATCCTGCGGCCCGCGCCCGCCGAGGACCCGCGCCTCACCCCCGTCCGCGGGCTCGAAGCCACGCCCGCCGCACCCGGTCCGGACCGCCCCGACGCGCTCGACGCCGGGCACACCCGCGCGTTCGTCCTCAGCCGCGCCGGCCGCCCCGAGGAGGCCCTCTCCGTCTACGCGGCCGTCGCCCAGGGGCGGGCGAAGCTCCTGGGCCCGGACCACGCCGACACCCTCGCGGCGCGCCAGGAGGAGGCGTACGAGCTGGGGCGGCTCGGCCGGCACGGCGAGGCGTACGAGACCTACCGCGCGGTGCTCGCCGCCCTCGTCCGCACCGCGGGCCCGCGCCACCCCGACACCCTGCGCTGCCGCCACAGCCTGGCCTGCGCCCTGAGCGCCCTGGGCCGGCACGCCGAAGCCCACGGCGCCGCGGCCGAGGTGGCCGCCGACCGGGCCGCCGTCCTGGGCGCCGAGCACCCGGACACCCTGCGGACCCGCTACGAGGCCGCCTACTCCCTCGGCCGGCTGGGCCGCTGGGGCGAGGCGCTGACCGGCTTCCGCCACGTCGCCGCCGTACGGGAGCGCGTACTCGGCCGGGACCACCCCGACTCCCTCGCCGCCCGCTACGAGACCGGCATCGCGCTCGGCCGCACCGGCCGCGCCGCCGAGGCCCTCGACCTGTTCCGCTCCCTGGTCCGCGACCGCACCCGGGCCTACGGCGCCTCCGACCCGGAGACCCTGCGCGCCCGCCACGTCCTCGGCGTCAACCTCGGTCGGCTGGACCGCTGGGAGGAGGCCGTGGCCGAGGCCCGCGCGGTCGGCGCCGCCCGCGCCAAGGCCCTGGGCGCCGAACACCAGGACACCCTGGTCAGCCGGCGCGAACTCGCGGTGGGGCTGGGCCGCCTGGGCCGCTGGGACGAGGCCCTGCCCATCTACCGGGACCTGTCCGGCATCCGCGAGCGGTCCCTGGGCGACGAGCACCCCGACACCGCCCTGGCCCACGCCGACGAGGCACACTGTCTGGAGCGGCTCGGCCAGGTGTGCTACCAAGAGCCATGA
- a CDS encoding phytoene desaturase family protein, with protein sequence MTATRVSRGFAHEVYDAVIVGGGHNGLVAAAYLARAGRSVLVLERLGHTGGAAVSTRPFAGVDARLSRYSYLVSLLPAKIVRDLGLRFRVRRRTVSSYTPHVRGGAPGGLLVGGGEDRTRESFARLTGSEREYDNWRAFYAMTAEVAGKVFPTLTEPLPTRSALRDRIGDATAWRTLFEEPIGVALEERFADDLVRGVALTDALIGTFADAHDPTLVQNRCFLYHVIGGGTGEWDVPVGGMGALTDALADAARAAGAEIVTGHEALRIHTDGTAPAEVTFRTAVGEGTVVGRHVLVNASPRALAELLGEEPDPAAPAPEGAQFKVNMLLSRLPRLRDASVDPREAFGGTFHIAEGYEQLRRAHTEAAAGELPSVPPSEIYCHSLTDPSILGPELAERGCHTLTLFGLHTPARLFGHDNQQAREVLLTATLAQLDAHLAEPLTDCLAFDADDRPCIEAKTPLDLERELRLPGGHIFHRDLSWPYADADADTDTDAAGRWGVATAHRGVLLCGAGAVRGGGVSGVPGHNAAMAVLGH encoded by the coding sequence ATGACAGCCACGAGGGTCTCCCGGGGATTCGCGCACGAGGTGTACGACGCGGTGATCGTGGGCGGGGGCCACAACGGCCTGGTCGCCGCCGCCTACCTGGCCCGCGCGGGCCGCTCGGTGCTGGTCCTGGAACGGCTGGGGCACACCGGCGGGGCCGCCGTCTCCACCCGGCCCTTCGCCGGGGTCGACGCCCGCCTCTCGCGCTACTCCTACCTCGTCTCCCTGCTCCCCGCGAAGATCGTCCGCGATCTGGGCCTGCGCTTCCGGGTCCGCCGGCGCACGGTGTCCTCGTACACCCCCCACGTCCGCGGCGGCGCCCCCGGCGGACTCCTCGTCGGCGGCGGCGAGGACCGGACCCGGGAGTCCTTCGCCCGCCTCACCGGCTCGGAGCGGGAGTACGACAACTGGCGCGCCTTCTACGCCATGACGGCCGAGGTCGCCGGGAAGGTCTTCCCCACCCTGACCGAACCGCTGCCCACCCGGTCGGCGCTGCGGGACCGGATCGGCGACGCCACGGCCTGGCGGACCCTGTTCGAAGAGCCCATCGGCGTGGCCCTGGAGGAGCGCTTCGCCGACGACCTCGTGCGCGGGGTGGCCCTCACCGACGCGCTGATCGGCACGTTCGCCGACGCCCACGATCCCACGCTCGTCCAGAACCGCTGCTTCCTCTACCACGTCATCGGCGGCGGAACCGGCGAATGGGACGTCCCGGTCGGCGGCATGGGCGCCCTCACCGACGCGCTCGCCGACGCCGCACGGGCGGCCGGCGCCGAGATCGTCACCGGGCACGAGGCGCTGCGGATCCACACCGACGGGACCGCGCCCGCCGAGGTGACCTTCCGTACGGCGGTGGGGGAGGGCACCGTCGTCGGACGGCACGTCCTGGTCAACGCCTCGCCCCGGGCGCTGGCCGAACTCCTCGGGGAGGAACCGGACCCGGCCGCCCCGGCCCCGGAAGGGGCCCAGTTCAAGGTCAACATGCTGCTGAGCCGGCTGCCCCGGCTGCGCGACGCCTCCGTGGACCCCCGCGAGGCCTTCGGCGGCACCTTCCACATCGCCGAGGGGTACGAGCAGCTGCGCCGCGCCCACACGGAGGCCGCCGCCGGGGAACTGCCGTCCGTACCGCCCTCGGAGATCTACTGCCACTCGCTGACCGACCCCTCGATCCTCGGGCCGGAGCTCGCGGAGCGGGGCTGCCATACGCTCACCCTCTTCGGGCTGCACACCCCGGCGCGGCTGTTCGGGCACGACAACCAGCAGGCCCGCGAGGTGCTCCTGACGGCCACGCTGGCCCAGCTGGACGCCCACCTGGCCGAGCCGCTCACCGACTGCCTGGCCTTCGACGCCGACGACCGGCCCTGCATCGAGGCCAAGACCCCGCTGGACCTGGAGCGCGAACTGCGCCTGCCCGGCGGGCACATCTTCCACCGGGACCTGTCCTGGCCCTACGCGGACGCGGACGCGGACACGGACACGGACGCCGCCGGGCGCTGGGGCGTGGCCACCGCGCACCGGGGCGTCCTGCTGTGCGGCGCGGGCGCGGTGCGCGGCGGCGGCGTCAGCGGCGTCCCCGGACACAACGCCGCGATGGCGGTGCTGGGGCACTGA
- a CDS encoding nitroreductase family deazaflavin-dependent oxidoreductase: MTTEIDWEHPTDPRAGSWQLDHVRLYVGSNGAEGHHWNGTQTLLLTTVGRVSGNPVRTPLIYGEADGRYLVVASKGGADEAPLWYRNLTADPRVRVQVGSEVRQGTARTATAEERAAYWPLMAGHWPAYDEYQAKTDREIPIVVIEPV, from the coding sequence ATGACGACCGAGATCGACTGGGAACACCCCACCGACCCGAGGGCCGGGAGCTGGCAGCTGGACCACGTCAGGCTCTACGTCGGCTCGAACGGGGCCGAGGGCCATCACTGGAACGGCACCCAGACCCTCCTGCTCACCACCGTGGGCCGGGTGTCCGGCAACCCGGTGCGCACACCCCTCATCTACGGCGAGGCCGACGGCCGCTACCTCGTCGTCGCCTCCAAGGGCGGGGCGGACGAGGCCCCCCTGTGGTACCGGAACCTGACGGCCGACCCGCGGGTGCGCGTCCAGGTCGGCTCCGAGGTCCGCCAGGGGACCGCCCGCACCGCCACCGCCGAGGAGCGCGCCGCGTACTGGCCTCTGATGGCCGGTCACTGGCCCGCGTACGACGAGTACCAGGCCAAGACCGACCGCGAGATCCCGATCGTGGTGATCGAGCCGGTCTGA
- a CDS encoding FAD-dependent monooxygenase, with the protein MDESPRHAVVAGAGIGGLTAALALHRHGWRVTVCERAAGPTAAGAGIVLAPNALRALEAIGFDAGRAAGRAAPAAMGVRRPGGSWLVRADTASLTARYGRPPLAVHRAAFTGALADALPAGVLRHGTAVTGVDTADGRTVVRTDAGEIPADLLVAADGIHSPLRRRCFPDHPGLRYSGETAWRTVLPAGGPALPGAFETWGRGRRFGAVPLSDGRVYAYATAVVPEGHRPADVLGELLDRFGDWHDPVPDLLGRFDAGAVLQHDLYDLAGPLPRLHDGRTAWIGDAAHAMTPHLGQGGCQAIEDAVVLARLAAGAGGVPAALAAYTRARLARTDAIRLRARRAGRLSMLSNPLAVAARDLAVRLLPAGAAQRALDDLYDGFTLPEQPE; encoded by the coding sequence ATGGACGAGAGTCCGCGTCACGCCGTCGTCGCGGGTGCCGGGATCGGGGGGCTCACCGCCGCCCTGGCCCTGCACCGCCACGGCTGGAGGGTCACCGTCTGCGAGCGGGCGGCCGGGCCGACCGCCGCGGGGGCGGGCATCGTGCTCGCGCCGAACGCCCTGCGCGCCCTGGAGGCGATCGGGTTCGACGCGGGACGGGCGGCGGGCCGCGCCGCCCCGGCCGCCATGGGGGTGCGCCGCCCCGGCGGGTCATGGCTGGTCCGCGCCGACACCGCCTCGCTCACCGCACGCTACGGCCGGCCCCCGCTCGCCGTGCACCGGGCGGCCTTCACCGGCGCCCTGGCGGACGCGCTGCCCGCCGGGGTCCTGCGCCACGGCACCGCCGTCACCGGCGTGGACACGGCCGACGGGCGCACGGTGGTCCGTACGGACGCCGGGGAGATCCCCGCCGACCTGCTGGTCGCCGCCGACGGCATCCACAGCCCCCTGCGCCGCCGGTGCTTCCCGGACCACCCGGGGCTGCGCTACAGCGGGGAGACCGCCTGGCGCACCGTCCTGCCCGCCGGGGGGCCCGCCCTGCCCGGAGCCTTCGAGACCTGGGGCCGCGGCCGGCGCTTCGGGGCGGTCCCGCTCTCCGACGGCCGCGTCTACGCCTACGCCACCGCCGTCGTCCCCGAGGGCCACCGCCCCGCCGACGTACTCGGCGAACTCCTGGACCGCTTCGGCGACTGGCACGACCCGGTCCCGGACCTGCTCGGGCGGTTCGACGCCGGGGCCGTCCTCCAGCACGACCTGTACGACCTCGCGGGCCCGCTCCCCCGCCTGCACGACGGCCGGACGGCCTGGATCGGCGACGCCGCCCATGCGATGACCCCCCACCTCGGCCAGGGCGGCTGCCAGGCGATCGAGGACGCCGTCGTCCTGGCCCGCCTGGCGGCCGGAGCGGGCGGGGTGCCCGCCGCGCTCGCCGCCTACACCCGGGCCCGCCTCGCCCGCACCGACGCCATCCGGCTCCGCGCCCGCCGGGCCGGCCGGCTCTCGATGCTCTCCAACCCCCTGGCCGTGGCCGCCCGCGACCTGGCCGTGCGCCTCCTGCCGGCCGGTGCCGCGCAGCGCGCCCTGGACGACCTGTACGACGGGTTCACCCTCCCGGAGCAGCCGGAATGA
- a CDS encoding TetR/AcrR family transcriptional regulator — protein sequence MSTPESGGPADARTPPAPDRRALISDAAIGLVAAGGLRSLTHRAVDAAAGLPAGSTSYYFRTRAALVGACYRRLAELDLADFEEDARAPGPWDRDTAARALGALLYRWLTRGRERQLARFELSLEAARSPETAPELLREGLAVRARAAGLLGALGAERPREQAELLAAWTDGLLYDRLAGALAGTRPAPDPAELARTARLMIDAALAAP from the coding sequence ATGTCCACCCCCGAATCCGGCGGCCCGGCCGACGCGCGGACCCCGCCCGCCCCGGACCGCCGCGCCCTGATCTCCGACGCCGCGATCGGCCTGGTCGCGGCCGGCGGACTGCGGAGCCTGACCCACCGGGCCGTCGACGCGGCCGCGGGGCTGCCCGCGGGCAGCACCTCGTACTACTTCCGCACCCGTGCCGCACTGGTCGGCGCCTGTTACCGGCGGCTGGCCGAGCTGGACCTCGCCGATTTCGAGGAAGACGCCCGCGCACCCGGCCCGTGGGACCGGGACACGGCGGCGCGGGCGCTCGGCGCGCTCCTGTACCGGTGGCTGACCCGGGGGCGGGAGCGCCAGCTGGCCCGCTTCGAACTGAGCCTGGAGGCCGCCCGCTCGCCGGAGACGGCCCCCGAACTGCTCCGCGAGGGCCTGGCCGTCCGGGCGCGCGCCGCCGGGCTCCTCGGGGCGCTGGGTGCCGAGCGGCCGCGGGAGCAGGCCGAGCTGCTGGCCGCCTGGACGGACGGACTGCTCTACGACCGCCTCGCGGGCGCCTTGGCGGGAACGCGTCCGGCGCCGGATCCCGCCGAACTGGCCCGCACCGCCCGGCTCATGATCGATGCGGCTCTGGCCGCGCCGTAG
- a CDS encoding VOC family protein — translation MIAELQCVVLDCPEPLGLAEFYAGLLGGEVNRPDRRWSVDEDWATLHTPNGQVLCFQRAVGHRPPSWPDPERPQQFHLDLAVPDLDRGQAQVLALGARLLEQGPPERDWRVFSDPAGHPFCLVQG, via the coding sequence ATGATTGCCGAACTGCAGTGCGTGGTGCTGGACTGTCCGGAGCCCCTGGGGCTCGCCGAGTTCTACGCGGGCCTGCTGGGCGGGGAGGTCAACCGCCCGGACCGGCGCTGGTCCGTGGACGAGGACTGGGCCACGCTGCACACCCCGAACGGGCAGGTGCTGTGCTTCCAGCGGGCCGTCGGGCACCGGCCGCCGAGCTGGCCCGACCCGGAACGGCCGCAGCAGTTCCACCTCGACCTCGCCGTCCCGGACCTCGACCGCGGCCAGGCGCAGGTCCTCGCCCTCGGCGCGCGCCTCCTGGAACAGGGGCCGCCCGAGCGTGACTGGCGCGTCTTCTCCGACCCCGCGGGCCATCCCTTCTGCCTCGTCCAGGGCTGA
- a CDS encoding serine hydrolase yields MGGSGTGSGAAGSGGAMSRRRLGARLLALGGVLVLHAALPGQGAGAAGGGAAERRALQGLRLRYGSARQAGLLERHLEGVAEEARRFLGPSPEHPYYAGAVVLAGRGRTVALHRAMGDAVRYADYDGRTDRPREFPAAERIAMAEDTVFDLASLSKLFTSILAVQQMERGLLELEAPVERYLREFTGGGKEAITVRQLLTHTSGLRSWAPFYQESTRAGQLRLLWSVRPQDTPGTVYRYSDLNLITLQLLLERITGHTLDVLLQEEIAIPLGMHRTRYNPPLSWRRVTAATEVQRPPWSGLDRGLVWGEVHDENAHALGGVAGHAGVFGTAWDLAVLSRALLDGGAYAGRRILRPASVELLFTDFNTAFPGDDHGLGFELYQHWYMGAMATPHSAGHTGFTGTSLVLDPSTDSFLVLLGNSVHPVRTWRAGSAPRVATGNRFARAVPVRTRHGGPAWYSGMETAGSGTLTLPPLTPATASARLRCAVWWDTVPGAGAFHVEASADGAAWEPLPFTTVRATGGTPESWPQGSAGGWSGRIWHRLEAPLPGWAGREVRLRFRHGTTGRYVGRGVYVDVVRVAEPARLLFSEDRPADAARVEAVGWTRSAD; encoded by the coding sequence ATGGGCGGTTCGGGTACGGGATCAGGAGCGGCCGGGAGCGGTGGCGCGATGAGCCGCAGACGACTGGGGGCGCGGCTGCTGGCGCTGGGCGGGGTGCTGGTCCTGCACGCCGCGCTGCCGGGGCAGGGCGCGGGTGCGGCGGGCGGCGGCGCGGCCGAGCGGCGGGCCCTGCAGGGGCTGCGGCTGCGCTACGGCTCCGCCCGCCAGGCGGGCTTGCTGGAGCGACACCTGGAGGGAGTCGCGGAGGAGGCCCGGCGCTTCCTCGGCCCCTCCCCCGAACACCCCTACTACGCCGGGGCCGTGGTCCTCGCGGGACGCGGCCGTACCGTGGCGCTGCACCGCGCGATGGGCGACGCCGTCCGGTACGCCGACTACGACGGGCGCACCGACCGGCCGCGGGAGTTCCCCGCCGCAGAGCGGATCGCGATGGCCGAGGACACCGTCTTCGACCTCGCCTCGCTGAGCAAGCTCTTCACGTCCATCCTGGCCGTGCAGCAGATGGAACGGGGCCTGCTGGAGCTGGAGGCCCCGGTCGAGCGGTACCTGCGGGAGTTCACCGGCGGGGGCAAGGAGGCCATCACCGTCCGGCAGCTGCTGACGCACACCTCGGGGCTGCGCTCGTGGGCGCCGTTCTACCAGGAGTCCACCCGGGCCGGACAGTTGAGGCTGCTGTGGTCGGTGCGCCCACAGGACACCCCCGGGACCGTGTACCGCTACTCCGACCTGAACCTCATCACACTGCAGCTGCTCCTGGAACGGATCACCGGTCACACACTGGACGTGCTGCTCCAGGAGGAGATCGCCATCCCCCTCGGGATGCACCGCACCCGGTACAACCCGCCGCTGTCCTGGCGCCGGGTCACCGCCGCGACCGAGGTGCAGCGCCCGCCCTGGTCGGGCCTGGACCGGGGACTGGTGTGGGGCGAGGTCCACGACGAGAACGCCCACGCGCTCGGCGGGGTCGCGGGCCACGCCGGGGTCTTCGGCACCGCCTGGGACCTGGCGGTCCTCTCCCGCGCCCTGCTCGACGGCGGGGCCTACGCGGGCCGGCGCATCCTGCGTCCCGCCTCCGTCGAGCTGCTCTTCACCGACTTCAACACGGCCTTCCCCGGCGACGACCACGGCCTCGGCTTCGAGCTCTACCAGCACTGGTACATGGGCGCCATGGCCACCCCGCACTCGGCGGGACACACCGGGTTCACCGGCACCTCGCTGGTCCTTGACCCCTCCACCGACTCCTTCCTCGTCCTGCTGGGCAACTCCGTCCACCCGGTGCGGACCTGGCGGGCGGGCAGCGCGCCGCGGGTGGCGACCGGCAACCGGTTCGCCCGGGCGGTGCCCGTCCGCACCCGGCACGGCGGACCCGCCTGGTACTCGGGGATGGAGACCGCGGGATCCGGCACACTGACCCTGCCTCCCCTCACCCCGGCGACCGCCTCGGCCCGGCTGCGCTGCGCCGTCTGGTGGGACACGGTGCCCGGTGCGGGCGCCTTCCACGTGGAGGCGTCCGCCGACGGGGCGGCGTGGGAGCCGCTGCCCTTCACCACCGTCCGCGCCACGGGCGGCACCCCCGAGTCCTGGCCGCAGGGCAGCGCGGGCGGCTGGTCCGGGCGCATCTGGCACCGCCTGGAGGCCCCGCTGCCCGGCTGGGCGGGCCGCGAGGTCAGGCTCCGCTTCCGCCACGGCACGACCGGCCGCTACGTGGGGCGGGGGGTCTACGTGGACGTGGTCCGGGTGGCCGAACCGGCCCGGCTCCTGTTCTCCGAGGACCGGCCGGCGGACGCGGCCCGCGTGGAGGCCGTCGGCTGGACCCGCTCGGCGGACTGA
- a CDS encoding NAD(P)H-dependent flavin oxidoreductase, whose amino-acid sequence METELSRKLGVEHAIFGFTPFPAVAAAITRAGGFGVLGAVRYTAPDDLRRDLDWMQEHTDGKPYGLDVVMPAKKAVDGIGEADIEAMIPAGHRAFVRDTLAKHHVPELPEGEASGWRITGWMEQVARNQLDVAFDYPVKLLANALGSPPADVIARAHEHGVLVAALAGSAKHARRHADAGIDVVVAQGYEAGGHTGDIATMVLVPEIVEAVAPLPVLAAGGIGSGEQIAAGLALGAQGAWLGSLWLTTTEADLHSRALTEKLLAAGSGDTVRSRALTGKPARQLRTEWTDAWDDPDGPGPLPMPLQGLLVAEAVSRIQKYEVQALLGTPVGQIVGRMNSERSVRAVFDELTAGFERAIDRISRIAGRA is encoded by the coding sequence ATGGAGACGGAGCTGAGCAGGAAACTGGGAGTCGAACACGCCATCTTCGGCTTCACGCCCTTCCCGGCGGTCGCCGCGGCCATCACCCGCGCGGGTGGATTCGGCGTCCTCGGCGCCGTCCGCTACACCGCCCCCGACGACCTCAGGCGCGATCTCGACTGGATGCAGGAGCACACCGACGGCAAGCCCTACGGGCTCGACGTGGTCATGCCCGCCAAGAAGGCGGTCGACGGCATCGGCGAGGCGGACATCGAGGCGATGATCCCGGCCGGGCACCGCGCCTTCGTCCGGGACACCCTCGCCAAACACCACGTGCCCGAACTGCCGGAGGGCGAGGCCTCCGGCTGGCGGATCACCGGCTGGATGGAACAGGTCGCCCGGAACCAGCTCGACGTCGCCTTCGACTACCCCGTCAAACTCCTCGCGAACGCCCTCGGTTCCCCGCCCGCCGACGTCATCGCCCGCGCCCACGAACACGGCGTCCTCGTCGCCGCCCTCGCCGGCAGCGCCAAGCACGCCCGCCGCCACGCCGACGCCGGCATCGACGTCGTCGTCGCCCAGGGGTACGAGGCCGGCGGCCACACCGGCGACATCGCCACCATGGTCCTGGTCCCGGAGATCGTCGAGGCCGTCGCCCCGCTGCCGGTCCTGGCCGCCGGCGGCATCGGCAGCGGCGAGCAGATCGCCGCCGGCCTCGCCCTCGGCGCCCAGGGCGCCTGGCTCGGCTCCCTCTGGCTCACCACCACCGAGGCCGACCTGCACTCCCGCGCCCTCACCGAGAAGCTCCTCGCCGCCGGGTCCGGCGACACCGTCCGCTCCCGCGCCCTCACCGGCAAGCCCGCGCGCCAGCTGCGCACCGAGTGGACCGACGCCTGGGACGACCCGGACGGCCCCGGCCCGCTGCCCATGCCGCTCCAGGGCCTGCTCGTCGCCGAAGCCGTCTCCCGGATCCAGAAGTACGAGGTCCAGGCGCTGCTCGGCACCCCCGTGGGCCAGATCGTCGGCCGGATGAACAGCGAGCGCAGCGTCCGGGCCGTCTTCGACGAACTCACCGCCGGCTTCGAACGCGCCATCGACCGGATCAGCCGGATCGCCGGCCGGGCCTGA
- a CDS encoding acyl-CoA synthetase, producing the protein MTDPQRPNGFWAQAGADPDRTVLVTPDGEAWSAGRLHADVNRLVHGLRAAGLERGDVLAVVLPNGVEFLTAYLAASQAGFYLVPVNHHLVGPEIAWIVSDSGAKVLVAHERFADAATAAADEAGLPADHRYAVGAVPGFRPYADLLDGHPATPPDGRTLGWVMNYTSGTTGRPRGIRRPLPGKLPEETYLGGFLGIFGIRPFDDNVHLVCSPLYHTAVLQFAGASLHIGHPLVLMDKWSPEEMLRLIDRHACTHTHMVPTQFHRLLALPQATKDAYDVSSMRHAIHGAAPCPDHVKRAMIDWWGRCVEEYYAASEGGGAFATAEDWLKKPGTVGRAWPISELAIHDDDGNRLPPGELGTVYIKMNTGGFSYHKDEGKTRKNRIGDFFTVGDLGLLDEEGYLFLRDRKIDMIISGGVNIYPAEIESALLTHPAVADAAAFGIPHDSWGEEVKAVIEPAEGFEAGEALAAEILGHCERRLAGYKRPKSVDFIEVMPRDPNGKLYKRRLRDPYWEGRERAV; encoded by the coding sequence ATGACCGACCCACAGCGTCCCAACGGATTCTGGGCCCAGGCGGGCGCCGACCCGGACCGGACCGTCCTCGTCACCCCCGACGGCGAGGCGTGGTCCGCCGGCCGGCTGCACGCCGACGTCAACCGGCTGGTCCACGGCCTGCGGGCGGCCGGGCTGGAGCGCGGCGACGTCCTCGCCGTGGTCCTGCCCAACGGCGTCGAGTTCCTCACCGCCTACCTCGCCGCCTCACAGGCCGGCTTCTACCTGGTACCGGTCAACCACCACCTCGTCGGCCCCGAGATCGCCTGGATCGTCTCCGACTCCGGCGCCAAGGTCCTCGTCGCCCACGAGCGCTTCGCCGACGCCGCCACCGCCGCGGCGGACGAGGCCGGCCTGCCCGCGGACCACCGCTACGCCGTCGGCGCCGTCCCCGGCTTCCGCCCGTACGCCGACCTGCTCGACGGGCACCCCGCCACGCCCCCGGACGGCCGCACCCTCGGCTGGGTCATGAACTACACCTCGGGCACCACCGGCCGCCCCCGGGGGATCCGCCGCCCGCTGCCCGGCAAGCTCCCGGAGGAGACGTACCTGGGCGGCTTCCTCGGGATCTTCGGCATCCGCCCCTTCGACGACAACGTCCACCTCGTCTGCTCGCCGCTCTACCACACCGCCGTGCTCCAGTTCGCGGGCGCGTCCCTGCACATCGGGCACCCGCTGGTGCTGATGGACAAGTGGAGCCCCGAGGAGATGCTGCGCCTGATCGACCGCCACGCCTGCACGCACACCCACATGGTCCCCACCCAGTTCCACCGCCTGCTCGCCCTCCCGCAGGCCACCAAGGACGCCTACGACGTCTCCTCCATGCGGCACGCCATCCACGGCGCCGCCCCCTGCCCCGACCACGTCAAACGGGCGATGATCGACTGGTGGGGCCGCTGCGTGGAGGAGTACTACGCGGCGAGCGAGGGCGGCGGCGCCTTCGCCACCGCCGAGGACTGGCTCAAGAAGCCGGGAACCGTCGGCAGGGCCTGGCCGATCAGCGAGCTCGCCATCCACGACGACGACGGCAACCGGCTGCCCCCGGGCGAACTCGGCACCGTCTACATCAAGATGAACACCGGCGGCTTCAGCTACCACAAGGACGAGGGCAAGACCCGGAAGAACCGCATCGGCGACTTCTTCACCGTCGGCGACCTCGGGCTGCTCGACGAGGAGGGCTACCTCTTCCTGCGCGACCGCAAGATCGACATGATCATTTCGGGCGGGGTGAACATCTACCCGGCGGAGATCGAATCCGCCCTGCTCACCCACCCGGCGGTCGCGGACGCCGCGGCCTTCGGCATCCCGCACGACTCCTGGGGCGAGGAGGTCAAGGCCGTCATCGAGCCCGCCGAGGGCTTCGAGGCGGGCGAGGCGCTGGCCGCCGAGATCCTGGGCCACTGCGAGCGCCGGCTGGCCGGCTACAAGCGCCCGAAGTCCGTCGACTTCATCGAGGTGATGCCCCGCGACCCGAACGGCAAGCTCTACAAGCGCCGGCTGCGCGACCCCTACTGGGAGGGCCGGGAACGCGCCGTCTGA